In Eupeodes corollae chromosome 3, idEupCoro1.1, whole genome shotgun sequence, a single genomic region encodes these proteins:
- the LOC129948789 gene encoding uncharacterized protein LOC129948789, producing the protein MDNEIKEQKEQKVAEEYLSSLADLNMNSKPLINMLTILAEENIEHAAVIVKVVEQHIAKVHPDIKLPILYLIDSIVKNVKNTYIPLFSQCIVNIFCGVFEQVSEKIRERMYTLRQTWNEVFTAQKLYTLDVKVNCMDRNWPITAKVIKSPSIHVNPNFLKKNEMEATLRVKTRELLELEKRKLELELEATKKLLQEQEKQLCKQTESVKISPEHPPQARQPPVGAMQKPNYIGINTYQKFRNNGPRQPPPNMMNMQQIYPPGVPPPQLIPQQKPKVHPVNPIMMNTIRHRDPRLARQQQQQQQPSPQEKEVRSKQNNVNFPQTQTADQQPSSNQVMTSGNQGSSSYRNSKSFDSRSTKRRDIDRPNHDRSPRERSVRDRSSKSRSEEEHSDGGSGGRSKSSTTSTSRNKIGGSRSRSESKSPTRVRSSSTRSSNRSGSSSRDKERRGTSNKSSSFDRRKNSSRVNDSKYLPACPKIDEGSEPQNVSTNKKNNSPPPTSSPAKFKDPKSKSTTSVKTLKTYAGRKHKPRTPSPNATKDVDLRIIHPDKRARLTSLKSDTPAEEEKVIMPPPPPSLESIPTKLQTEEKTVIPEVIASNIDQVSTEIDPLITNVTAKTLDQKIATCSTSTNANIINNTKMDVENNEVKEELKANVTDAVTKLEDDRKEEVILNGKPIGENKRPSTDDAAAEPDAKRTKSGKMDGLFGTEDVDLRTVIPTVILNPNTTGIMTPPPPPVISNEKENWAKVKGSPAIKITPNKSSLDDVRAKLAKAARFSNKMEKSHRELSQRFKIHELQDETTSQECNDTKIRTIISQAQELLETRNINQEQYHNLVKTVMQINETNKLNAAKRLESLNSGGKSFDQQMEDIHVDADKVARDAVHKKRIPKLSKDSATTCSTTDNVNENKEIIDILDDNSQDNVDSFSSSRTITGEKEKRVKVSKWSAPVQSVSNHAAQSQTQPQRQRFGAGNRPPFNNRMAIPSPWQNPNSVFNGNPQPRRPSTVPAPPQPPTFVIPKPCNSIDNPQEDVVRSITIDGRTKEIRFYGNVAIVFMDWDQPREIGFQPGTRSITIDNKEPIVLNFNDDYKEVTIDGEPHRMRFAFPSRELYIDEHWYEVYFGGPAMRIPLNNKIHLLQAEGPPPQVHIGILRRDLVVGKINMIVDARNIIPVFLDANPQTFTIDGHQHVIEFADNLKTVIINGEILNVEYGGLPKSLMLAGRKYFVRFGTLPSGIVAGQHIIKDMKYLNMQPPSELENIPAPPIASIADTETEINSIPNPGTMVVKEPPILPTAIASPPLSTQSVSIPGITPMLPNVNIDELFQKLISTGIINTVSNPSGAPDNKDVKEEETKPVKEFEPIKPINLNVPETIKTRQGAIINALFCGMQCSSCGVRFPPEQTIKYSQHLDWHFRQNRRERDSTRKAHSRKWYYEVSDWLQYEEIEDLEDREKNFFESQQIDLENIDENSNQRTANSPIPSCPAEPGDVDRACDMCQEKFEQFYNEDQEEWHLRAAIRVEDKIYHPLCYEDYKASLNPPAPEIEDKIEDQNITAITIDDDNAVDVAIVKKENLDGTEAETQVIPDEDDDDDDVIVVPAEEPSITEIDDDEEYVPINMSREEMGGVADIETSSTAVNETMESDVEIQEPNIPFTDLDTYIEKPSLADNNSQSSMFNVKIKEEPKDEDEDDGFEDVGIVLMPEEEISIQSSDENTGTRTISSTVSTPMPSPIIADALPETSQPPSEDAPAATATATLMEIPEAGDSLEENLESHDNPLCSTSALLGVNKIKINMTKNIVTSNNSTSISTTKPISLNQNPNPTTSSGNVSNISTIPVLCSGPLSINTIPALPLESSAVSGEESSLFSGHSAFSAASSFCTPISSSASSETSSNVIQVITSHTTLGPTNVDSFSNCIKVIGSSSAGGGAINALSTVRDSTTPPLATVSKPVEVEEVEPTFTFKPELQNVKLKKVKKIDCGVEASGLCSIM; encoded by the exons ATGGACAACGAAATCAAGGAGCAGAAGGAGCAAAAAGTTGCAGAGGAATATCTATCCAGCTTAGCAGATCTAAACATGAACAGTAAGCCTCTGATAAATATGCTAACAATACTGGCAGAGGAGAACATTGAACATGCGGCCGTTATTGTGAAAGTGGTTGAACAACATATTGCTAAG gtacatCCAGATATAAAGCTTCCTATTCTCTACTTAATTGattcaattgttaaaaatgtgaaaaatacatacattccACTATTTAGTCAATgtattgttaacattttttgtggAGTATTTGAGCAG gtaaGCGAAAAAATCCGCGAAAGAATGTACACTCTCCGACAGACATGGAATGAAGTATTCACTGCACAAAAATTATACACACTTGACGTCAAGGTTAACTGTATGGACAGGAACTGGCCAATAACAGCAAAAGTTATAAAATCACCATCAATTCACGTGAAtccaaattttctaaaaaag aatGAAATGGAAGCAACACTTCGAGTGAAAACACGTGAACTTTTAGAGCTGGAAAAAAGGAAACTAGAATTGGAGTTAGAAGCTACAAAGAAATTATTGCAGGAACAAGAAAAGCAGCTTTGTAAGCAGACAGAGAGTGTGAAAATATCACCGGAACATCCCCCACAAGCTCGTCAACCTCCGGTCGGGgcgatgcaaaaaccaaactaCATTGGAATAAATACTTATCAAAAATTTCGCAATAATGGACCAAGACAACCACCTCCAAATATGATGAATATGCAACAG ATTTATCCACCCGGAGTACCTCCGCCGCAGCTTATTCcccaacaaaaaccaaaagttcATCCTGTGAACCCAATCATGATGAATACAATCCGCCATCGTGATCCACGTCTTGctcgacaacaacaacaacagcagcagccaTCCCCGCAAGAAAAAGAAGTtagatcaaaacaaaataatgtcaaCTTTCCACAAACCCAAACAGCAGATCAACAACCCTCTTCTAATCAAGTTATGACCAGCGGTAATCAAGGTTCTAGTTCATATAGAAATTCTAAGTCATTTGATTCTCGTTCCACAAAACGTCGTGATATTGATCGACCAAATCATGATCGTTCGCCAAGGGAAAGATCTGTGAGAGATCGTTCATCAAAATCTCGAAGCGAAGAAGAACATTCTGACGGTGGAAGCGGAGGAAGATCCAAATCTTCAACTACATCAACGAGTCGTAATAAAATAGGTGGCAGTCGGTCACGTAGTGAAAGTAAATCACCAACACGTGTTAGATCATCATCGACAAGATCATCCAATCGAAGTGGAAGCAGCTCCCGTGATAAAGAACGACGTGGTACAAGTAATAAGAGCAGTTCTTTCGATCGAAGAAAGAATAGCAGCAGAGTCAACGATTCAAAATATTTGCCTGCATGTCCGAAAATAGATGAAGGATCAGAACCCCAAAATGTTTCAACTAACAAAAAGAACAACTCTCCTCCTCCCACATCTTCACCGGCTAAATTCAAAGATCCCAAATCGAAATCAACTACTTcagtaaaaaccttaaaaacgtACGCAGGACGCAAGCATAAACCACGTACTCCATCACCAAATGCCACGAAAGATGTTGACTTGAGAATTATCCATCCAGATAAAAGGGCCAGGCTTACTTCACTTAAAAGTGATACACCAGCAGAAGAAGAAAAGGTCATTATGCCTCCTCCGCCGCCTTCATTGGAATCGATACCAACAAAACTTCAAACAGAGGAAAAGACTGTAATACCAGAGGTGATCGCTTCGAATATTGATCAAGTGTCAACAGAAATTGATCCACTAATTACCAACGTTACTGCTAAAACTTTAGATCAAA AAATAGCAACGTGCAGCACCAGTACTAATGccaacatcatcaacaacacCAAAATGGATGTCGAAAACAATGAAGTGAAGGAAGAACTTAAAGCAAACGTCACCGATGCTGTTACTAAACTTGAAGACGATCGTAAAGAAGAAGTTATATTGAACGGTAAACCAATTGGCGAAAATAAACGTCCTTCAACTGATGACGCCGCCGCGGAACCTGATGCAAAACGTACCAAGTCTGGCAAAATGGACGG CTTATTTGGAACTGAAGATGTTGACCTAAGAACAGTTATACCCACTGTGATTCTGAATCCAAATACTACCGGAATAATGACCCCTCCGCCTCCACCtgttatttcaaatgaaaaagaaaattgggCTAAAGTAAag GGATCACCTGCAATCAAGATTACGCCGAATAAATCGAGTCTAGATGATGTTCGAGCCAAGTTAGCAAAAGCAGCTAGATTCAGTAATAAAATGG aaaaatctcATAGAGAACTCTCTCAAAGGTTTAAAATACACGAGCTTCAAGATGAAACAACTTCTCAAGAATGTAACGACACTAAAATCCGTACAATCATAAGTCAAGCCCAGGAGTTACTTGAAACAAGAAACATCAACCAGGAACAATATCATAATTTAGTTAAAACTGTTATGCAAATTAATGAAACTAATAAACTTAATGCTGCCAAACGCCTTGAATCGCTTAATTCAGGTGGAAAAAGTTTTGACCAGCAAATGGAAGATATACACGTTGATGCAGATAAAGTTGCTCGTGACGCTGTTCACAAAAAACGTATACCGAAATTATCAAAAGATTCAGCCACAACTTGTTCTACTACAGATAACGTAAACGAAAACAAGGAAATAATTGATATATTAGATGACAACTCCCAAGATAATGTGGATTCATTTTCTTCCTCAAGGACGATCACTGGAGAGAAGGAAAAGAGAGTTAAGGTGTCAAAATGGTCCGCTCCTGTTCAGTCTGTTAGCAACCATGCTGCCCAATCTCAAACACAGCCCCAGAGACAACGATTTGGCGCCGGTAATAGACCTCCATTCAACAACAGAATGGCCATTCCAAGTCCGTGGCAAAATCCAAATAGTGTTTTCAATGGTAATCCTCAACCTCGGCGACCAAGTACAGTTCCAGCTCCACCACAGCCTCCAACATTCGTCATTCCAAAACCATGCAATTCAATTGACAATCCTCAAGAGGATGTAGTGCGCTCAATAACAATCGATGGTCGTACTAAAGAAATTCGTTTTTATGGTAATGTTGCAATTGTGTTTATGGATTGGGACCAACCAAGAGAAATTGGATTCCAGCCAGGTACAAGAAGTATTACCATTGATAATAAAGAACCAATCGTACTGAATTTCAATGACGATTACAAAGAAGTGACGATTGACGGAGAACCCCATCGTATGCGTTTTGCCTTTCCGTCTCGGGAGCtttatattgatgagcattggTATGAAGTTTACTTTGGTGGCCCAGCAATGCGAATAccacttaataataaaattcacttACTACAAGCTGAAGGTCCACCTCCTCAAGTACACATTGGTATACTGAGAAGAGACTTGGTGGTAGGTAAGATCAACATGATAGTTGATGCTAGGAATATTATTCCCGTTTTCCTAGACGCTAACCCGCAAACATTCACTATCGATGGACATCAGCATGTTATTGAATTTGCTGACAATTTAAAGACTGTTATTATAAACGGTGAAATCCTTAATGTAGAATATGGGGGTTTACCTAAGAGTTTGATGCTGGCAGGCCGGAAATATTTTGTACGGTTTGGCACTTTGCCCTCAGGAATAGTGGCTGGCCAACACATAATCAAAGATATGAAGTATCTCAACATGCAACCACCCTCGGAGTTAGAAAATATCCCTGCCCCACCTATCGCAAGCATTGCAGATactgaaactgaaatcaattcaATACCAAATCCAGGTACAATGGTAGTGAAAGAACCGCCTATTCTACCAACGGCGATTGCCTCACCACCCCTTTCCACCCAATCGGTTTCAATTCCTGGAATAACTCCAATGCTCCCAAATGTCAACATTGACGAACTTTTCCAAAAGCTCATATCAACTGGAATTATTAATACTGTTTCGAATCCCAGTGGTGCTCCCGATAATAAAGATGTCAAGGAGGAAGAAACCAAACCTGTTAAAGAGTTCGAACCCATAAAGCCAATTAATCTGAACGTCCCTGAGACTATTAAAACACGTCAAGGAGCTATCATTAATGCTCTTTTTTGTGGTATGCAATGCAGTAGTTGCGGTGTACGTTTTCCTCCCGAGCAGACTATAAAATATAGCCAGCACTTGGATTGGCACTTCCGGCAAAACCGTAGGGAGCGAGATTCGACAAGAAAAGCTCATTCAAGGAAATGGTACTATGAAGTCTCTGACTGGTTGCAGTATGAAGAAATCGAGGATTTGGAAGATCGTGAAAAGAATTTCTTTGAATCACAACAAATAGATCTAGAAAATATTGATGAGAATTCTAATCAACGCACCGCTAACTCTCCGATCCCAAGTTGTCCTGCTGAACCAGGTGATGTTGATCGTGCATGCGATATGTGTCAAgagaaatttgaacaattttataacGAAGATCAGGAAGAATGGCATTTGCGAGCAGCTATAAGAGTCGAGGATAAAATTTATCATCCTCTTTGCTACGAAGATTATAAG gcCTCACTTAACCCACCCGCCCCTGAGATTGAGGACAAAATTGAGGATCAGAATATAACCGCGATCACAATTGATGATGACAATGCAGTGGATGTGgcaattgttaaaaaagaaaatctcgATG GTACAGAGGCCGAGACACAAGTAATCCCAGATgaggacgacgatgatgacgatgtgaTTGTTGTTCCAGCTGAAGAGCCATCCATTACggaaattgatgatgatgaagaatatGTTCCAATAAATATGAGCAGAGAAGAAATGGGCGGCGTTGCTGATATAGAAACATCTTCTACTGCAGTCAATGAAACAATGGAATCAGATGTggaaattcaagaaccaaatatTCCTTTTACGGATCTAGATACTTATATAGAAAAACCTTCCTTGGCCGACAATAACTCACAATCATCAATGTTCAacgtaaaaattaaagaagagcCTAAAGATGAAGATGAGGATGATGGCTTTGAGGATGTTGGTATTGTTCTGATGCCAGAGGAGGAAATTTCTATTCAGAGCAGTG ATGAAAATACAGGAACACGAACAATATCGTCAACTGTGTCAACTCCAATGCCGTCCCCGATTATTGCTGATGCTCTTCCTGAAACATCTCAACCACCTTCAGAAGATGCACCTGCTGCAACTGCAACTGCGACATTGATGGAGATACCAGAAGCTGGAGATTCATTGGAAGAAAATTTAGAATCACACGATAATCCCCTATGCTCGACTTCAGCTTTACTGGGCGTgaataaaattaagattaatatgacaaaaaatattgtaaccaGTAATAATAGTACTTCAATTTCTACAACAAAACCGATTAGTCTTAATCAAAACCCTAACCCTACCACATCTAGTGGTAACGTTAGCAATATATCAACTATTCCAGTTCTTTGCAGTGGTCCTTTATCTATTAACACTATTCCTGCTTTGCCCCTTGAATCCTCCGCTGTAAGTGGAGAAGAGAGTTCTTTGTTTTCTGGTCATTCAGCATTTTCTGCAGCTTCTTCATTTTGCACACCCATTTCATCATCAGCTTCAAGTGAAACTTCTAGCAATGTAATACAAGTTATCACTTCACATACAACTTTAGGACCAACCAATGTAGattcattttcaaattgtatAAAAGTTATTGGTTCCAGTTCGGCTGGCGGCGGAGCAATTAACGCTCTCTCAACAGTTAGAGACAGTACCACTCCTCCTCTAGCGACTGTTTCGAAACCAGTTGAAGTTGAAGAGGTCGAGCCAACATTTACCTTTAAACCAGAATTGCAAAATGTTAAACTGAAAAAAGTCAAGAAAATTGACTGTGGCGTTGAAGCATCTGGCTTATGTTCAATAATGTAa
- the LOC129950170 gene encoding exostosin-3, whose product MKNPSNLDNTKVLSSTQNILPMASSWFGHVRIYKIILISLVFLLVLTLFVHRNLRYPENDIPSNMVHRSRSQLDAYEDFSSMRASDLKIRIEEMLRIKNTVSIELRELESRRQKLQSDIGKYNQKIEDLKQELLREQTELERLKISVEQAQVAQREAVQRNTPDLALPKAIYPNSYSKISSPLPRHAVASCEMHNCFDHSRCSLTSGFPVYLYDPDKYSVLNAGYDIDGFLKTTIKQTLGYNAHIVRDPKIACIYLVLVGEAMFENDVVKSNRYPAKDSAEQNSIKKQYPLDMAKLYKLPFWGGDGKNHVLLNLARRDLNSFGSNINEQNTMKAIVVQSSFDRHRFRRSYDLVVPPVLGPPGGDVWQECAVMVPARRLYLLTFQGEMRPALKNPVENSLDEFILEYLNDMSQGSTQDKFLIQFECIPATEQHEQYSQSDWVLCGTDSSRKNVLKDSTFALILPPPGGNRLSSTLMLARLYESLRSGAIPVILGADEVRLPYEDTVDWKRISLMMPKARITELHFLLRAVQDADLLMMRRQGRLIWERYLSSVQATVDTVIASLRDRLGIPPRPVPAIIAQSVFNNTFIPLKSDPPVLDTEPEESLGPIEPPYPSPQFRRNYTILRTQSRESWNDWVDPFYLYPQLPFDPVLPSEAKFLGSHMGFRPIGKGSGGAGKEFSEALGGNYPREQFTIVMLTYEREQVLMDSLGRLYGLPYLHKVVVVWNSPKSPLDDLRWPDIGVPVSVVRAPRNSLNNRFLPFDVIETEAVLSVDDDAHLRHDEILFGFRVWREHRDRVVGFPGRFHAWDLNTNHNWNYNSNYSCELSMVLTGAAFVHKYYLYLYSYYLPQAIRDKVDEYMNCEDIAMNFLVSHITRKPPVKVTSRWTFRCPGCPVSLSEDDTHFQERHKCINFFTQVFGYTPLLNTQYRADSILFKTRIPHDKQKCFKYI is encoded by the exons ATGAAAAATCCGAGCAACCTCGATAACACTAAAGTACTCAGTAGCACTCAAAATATTCTTCCAATGGCATCATCTTGGTTCGGTCATGTTAGgatctacaaaattattttgatttccttagtgtttttattggttttaacATTGTTTGTTCACAGAAATTTAAGATAT CCCGAGAATGATATTCCATCAAACATGGTTCATAGATCGCGATCGCAACTCGATGCGTATGAAGATTTCAGTAGCATGCGAGCAAGTGATTTAAAAATCAGAATAGAGGAAATGCTTAGAATAAAG aatACTGTATCAATTGAGCTTAGGGAACTTGAATCCCGACGCCAAAAACTTCAATCTGATATTGGTAAGTACAATCAAAAAATCGAAGACCTAAAGCAGGAGCTGCTTCGGGAACAGACGGAGTTAGAGCGACTTAAAATCTCGGTTGAGCAAGCTCAAGTCGCTCAACGAGAAGCTGTTCAACGAAATACCCCTGATTTGGCCTTACCCAAAGCCATATATCCAAATTCATATTCGAAAATAAGCAGCCCTTTGCCAAGGCATGCTGTTGCCAGCTGTGAAATGCACAATTGCTTCGATCACTCGCGGTGTAGCCTGACTTCGGGATTTCCGGTCTATCTTTATGACCCCGATAAGTACAGCGTACTTAACGCTGGCTATGATATTGATGGTTtcctaaaaacaacaataaaacaaacactTGGGTATAATGCACACATTGTAAGGGATCCGAAGATTGCCTGTATTTATTTGGTCCTTGTCGGAGAGGCAATGTTCGAAAATGATGTGGTTAAAAGCAATCGGTATCCAGCAAAAGACTCAGCGGAACAGAATTCCATCAAAAAACAGTATCCTTTAGACATGGCTAAATTATATAAACTTCCATTCTGGGGAGGCGATGGAAAAAATCATGTTCTTTTAAATCTCGCACGCCGGGACTTAAATTCGTTTGGATCAAACATTAACGAACAGAATACAATGAAAGCTATTGTTGTTCAATCATCATTCGACCGCCACAGATTCCGAAGAAGTTATGATTTAGTTGTTCCTCCTGTTCTTGGGCCACCAGGAGGAGATGTTTGGCAGGAATGTGCGGTTATGGTTCCAGCCCGTCGGCtctatttattaacttttcaaGGCGAAATGCGTCCTGCTTTAAAAAATCCTGTTGAGAATTCATTAGAcgaatttattttagaatatttgAATGACATGTCTCAAGGATCAACGCAAGATAAGTTTTTAATTCAGTTTGAATGCATACCTGCAACTGAACAGCATGAACAATATTCACAAAGCGATTGGGTCCTATGCGGAACGGATTCTTcacgaaaaaatgtattaaaggaTTCTACATTTGCTCTTATATTGCCACCTCCGGGTGGAAATCGGCTAAGCTCAACACTAATGCTGGCAAGATTGTATGAAAGCTTACGCTCTGGGGCGATTCCTGTTATATTGGGGGCTGACGAAGTTCGTCTGCCATATGAGGATACAGTTGATTGGAAGAGAATTTCTTTAATGATGCCAAAAGCTCGAATTACGGAGTTACATTTCTTGTTGAGAGCCGTGCAAGATGCAGATTTACTAATGATGCGTCGTCAAGGTCGATTAATATGGGAACGATATCTAAGTTCTGTTCAAGCAACAGTAGATACAGTAATTGCGAGCTTACGAGATCGGCTTGGAATACCACCTAGACCTGTTCCAGCGATTATAGCACAATCCGTATTCAACAATACTTTTATTCCACTGAAATCAGATCCTCCTGTGCTTGATACAGAACCGGAAGAGTCTTTGGGGCCAATTGAACCACCATATCCTAGTCCCCAATTTCGAAGAAACTACACAATCCTGAGAACGCAGTCGCGAGAATCTTGGAATGATTGGGTCGATCCTTTCTACTTGTATCCTCAGTTACCATTTGATCCAGTTTTGCCATCTGAGGCAAAGTTTCTGGGTTCCCATATGGGTTTTCGTCCAATAGGAAAAGGAAGTGGAGGAGCAGGGAAGGAGTTTAGCGAGGCATTGGGAGGGAACTATCCTCGAGAACAATTTACAATTGTAATGCTGACTTACGAACGCGAACAAGTATTAATGGATTCACTGGGCCGTCTGTACGGTCTTCCATATCTTCATAAAGTTGTCGTTGTATGGAATTCGCCAAAATCACCTCTAGATGATCTTCGTTGGCCGGATATTGGAGTTCCCGTGTCTGTGGTTCGTGCACCGCGCAATTCTCTTAACAATCGATTTCTTCCTTTCGATGTAATTGAAACTGAAGCTGTACTTTCTGTTGATGATGATGCTCATTTACGTCATGATGAAATACTGTTTGGTTTTCGAGTTTGGAGAGAGCATAGAGATAGGGTGGTTGGATTTCCTGGGCGTTTTCATGCTTGGGATTTGAACACTAATCACAACTGGAATTACAATTCCAACTATAGCTGTGAGCTTAGCATGGTTTTAACCGGAGCTGCGTTTGTACACAAGTATTACTTGTATCTATATTCGTATTATCTACCCCAAGCTATTCGCGATAAGGTCGATGAATACATGAATTGTGAGGATATTGCTATGAATTTCTTGGTTTCGCACATAACAAGGAAACCCCCGGTCAAAGTAACCTCAAGATGGACCTTCCGCTGTCCTGGTTGTCCAGTATCGTTGAGTGAAGATGACACACATTTTCAGGAGCGTCACAAATGCATCAATTTTTTTACCcag gtTTTCGGATACACGCCTTTATTGAATACTCAATATCGGGCTGATTCAATACTTTTCAAAACGCGAATACCACACGATAAGCAAAAGTGTTTTAAGTATATATAA